The sequence CCGTCCACCGCGGAGGCCGATTCGATGGTGCGCTGCAGCCGCGCGTTGTAGTGGTGGCAGTGAACGATCGTCTCGGCGTCGAGGACGCGCCGCCGGCCCGTGGCCTGGTCGAAGTGCAGGGCGAGGAGGGCGTCGAGGTCGGGGTGCATCCGGTGGGCTCCTTCGGTTCGCATCAGGCGAACAGCGGGGGGTGTTTCGCGGCCGCGGTCAGGGAACGGAGGAACGCGACCTCCTGCTGCAGCCGGCCGATGGCCTGGGTCAGCTCGATGGCCTTGGTGGTCTTGCCGAGCGAGAAGCGCACGACGGACGCGCGAAGTTCGAGCGGTACGCCGAGCGCTTCGATGACGTGGCTGATGCGGGCGTGGCCCTGGCTGCAGGCGGCTCCCGAGGAGAGCGCGAGGTCGGGCACGCGGGCGAGGAGCGCTTCGGCCTCCACGTCGGGGAAGGCCACGCTCAGGAGTCCGGGGGCGGCGTCGTCGGCGGAGGTGAGGATCTCGGTGCCCGGGATGGCCTTCGTGAGCCCGTCGCGCAGCCGCCCGGTAAGGACGGAGAGATAGGCTGCGGTGACGGCCTGGTCGTTTCGCGCCAGCTCACAGGCCTCGCCGAGGCCGACCACGAGCGGAACGGGCAGCGTTCCGGGGCGCAGGCCGCGCTGCTGCCCGCCGCCGAAGAAGCACGGGGCGAGCGGGGTGCCCCGTCGGACGTAGAGCGCGCCGATGCCCTGTGGGCCGCCGATCTTGTGCCCTGAGAGGGTGAGCAGGTCGACGCCCGCGTGGCGCATATCGACGGGGAGGCGGCCGACGGCTTGCGTGGCGTCGCAGTGGAAGAGCACCCCTCGGGCGCTGGTGAGGTGCGCGATGGCGGCGACGTTGTGGAGCGCGCCGGTCTCATTGTTCACCCACATGAGCGAGACGGCGAGGGTGTTGGGCCGGAGCGCGGCCTCGAGGGCGGCGAGCTCGACGTGGCCGCGGGCATCCACGGGGAGGACGGTGACGAGGAAGCCCTCTTCGGCGGCGAGGTGGCGGCAGACCTCGAGCACCGAGGCGTGCTCGGTGGCGCAGGTCACGAGGTGTCCTCGCTCGGGGCGAGCGCGGGCTGCGCCGAGGAGGGCGAGGTTGTTGGCTTCGGTGCCGCCGCTGGTGAAGAGGATCTCGTCGGGGGCGGCGCCGAGCGCGTCGGCCACCTTGTGCGCGGCGTGCTCGACCGCTTGTGCGGCGGCGCGCCCCGGGGCGTGGCTGCGATTGTGGGGGTTGGCGTAGAAGGCCTGCTCGGCCTCGACCATCGCATCGCTCACGCGCACGTCGAGCGGCGTGCTCGCGGCGTGGTCGAGGTAGATGACCTCCTCGCGAGTGCGGGCGCGGCTTCGGCTCACGATCAGGCCATCGACGGCTGCCGCGTCCCGTTAAGGCTCGGCGCGTGGAGCGCCGCGCCCAACCCCTTGGCCCACCACGCAGTTCTTGCGCGAACCGGCCTCCTCCCCGCGCGTGACAGCCTGTCCCGACCACCCCGCTCCCCCGCCCGGAACCGGGCCAAACTGACTCCCCCCCTCTCCCGGGTTGATTCGCTCCCCACCGGGGTTGATTCCTGGGCCGCGAAATCTCGGGGAATGGTGCGCGTCGGCGACCCTTGCAACCCGGCGCACTTGCTGCATGCTGGAGGGCATGGAAAGCATCGCCGTACATCTGCCCTCGGAGCTCTTCGAACGGTACGCCCGGCCGGGCCCCCGCTACACCAGCTACCCTCCGGCGACCCAGTGGACACACGAGGTCGGGCCGGAGGAGCTGACGCGGCGTCTGGCGCTCGCGGACACGCGTGCCGACGAGCCGGTCTCCTTCTACGTCCACTTGCCGTTCTGCCGTCGCCTCTGCACCTACTGCGGCTGCAACGTGGTGGTCACGAACCGACACGAGCGAGTGGACCGGTACCTCGGTTACGTGGCGCGGGAGATGGACCTCGTCGGGGCGCACCTCCGCCGACGCCGGAAGGTGGCTCAGCTCCACCTGGGGGGCGGGACTCCGACCTTCCTCGACGAGCGGCAGCTCCTTCAGCTCTGGCGCGAGGTAACCGCACGTTTCGAGATCTTGCCCGAGGCCGAGGTGGCGCTCGAGGCCGACCCCGTCGTGACGACGACGGAGCAGCTTGCGCTCCTGCGGGGGCTCGGCTTCAACCGCCTCAGCATGGGGATCCAGGACTTCACCGCCGAGGTGCAGGAGTACGTGGGGCGCATTCAGTCCGTGGAGCAGACGCGGCGCCTCTACGAGTACGCCCGCAAGATCGGCTATCAGGGGATGAACTTCGACCTGATCTACGGCCTGCCGAAGCAGCGGCTCGAGACGTTCGATCGGACGCTCGACGAGGTCCTCGGGATGCGCCCGGACCGCGTGGCGCTCTTCAACTACGCCCACGTGCCGTGGATGCGCCCGCACCAGAAGAAGTTCGACGAGGCGCTGATCCCGAGGCCGCCGGAGAAGCTCGAGCTCTTTCAGCACGCGCGCCAACGTTTTCTCGCGGCCGGCTACGTCGTGATCGGCATGGACCATTTTGCGCTTCCCGAGGACGAGCTGAGCCGCGCGCGCGTGGCGCGACGGCTGCACCGGAACTTCCAGGGCTATACCGTGCTGCCTTCGAGCGACCTGCTGGCCTTCGGCGTGACCGGGATCAGCGATGTGGCGGGGTGCTACGCGCAGAACCTGAAGCCGCTCGCCG comes from Deltaproteobacteria bacterium and encodes:
- the hemN gene encoding oxygen-independent coproporphyrinogen III oxidase — translated: MESIAVHLPSELFERYARPGPRYTSYPPATQWTHEVGPEELTRRLALADTRADEPVSFYVHLPFCRRLCTYCGCNVVVTNRHERVDRYLGYVAREMDLVGAHLRRRRKVAQLHLGGGTPTFLDERQLLQLWREVTARFEILPEAEVALEADPVVTTTEQLALLRGLGFNRLSMGIQDFTAEVQEYVGRIQSVEQTRRLYEYARKIGYQGMNFDLIYGLPKQRLETFDRTLDEVLGMRPDRVALFNYAHVPWMRPHQKKFDEALIPRPPEKLELFQHARQRFLAAGYVVIGMDHFALPEDELSRARVARRLHRNFQGYTVLPSSDLLAFGVTGISDVAGCYAQNLKPLAEYYRRLDEGRLVTERGWVMTDEDRVRRELIERVMCNFYVDLDELARAHGIDAGQAFDRELEELDAMQEGGLLVRRGRTVEVTPLGQMLVRNIAMVFDPYLRQAPRTQAFSSTI
- a CDS encoding cysteine desulfurase, coding for MSRSRARTREEVIYLDHAASTPLDVRVSDAMVEAEQAFYANPHNRSHAPGRAAAQAVEHAAHKVADALGAAPDEILFTSGGTEANNLALLGAARARPERGHLVTCATEHASVLEVCRHLAAEEGFLVTVLPVDARGHVELAALEAALRPNTLAVSLMWVNNETGALHNVAAIAHLTSARGVLFHCDATQAVGRLPVDMRHAGVDLLTLSGHKIGGPQGIGALYVRRGTPLAPCFFGGGQQRGLRPGTLPVPLVVGLGEACELARNDQAVTAAYLSVLTGRLRDGLTKAIPGTEILTSADDAAPGLLSVAFPDVEAEALLARVPDLALSSGAACSQGHARISHVIEALGVPLELRASVVRFSLGKTTKAIELTQAIGRLQQEVAFLRSLTAAAKHPPLFA